CTCCCCAAAGCCCCTCAAGCAAAACAAATCTCATGCTGAAGGGCTTTAGCCGGAATGTTGTTACAATGTAGAAATCTAAATTTAAAAGTACTACAGTGATGCAAAAATAAGCATAAAAGTTAAACCTTCTTTTTCATTGCGtcttatattttaaaacttgctGGACTTTGCCCCTTGAACTATACTTTCTTTACTTTAAGAGTGATGAATCTGAAGACGATGAACCTTATGCAATAAGTAACAAATGGGCTTATGAGAGGTGCAGTCAGAGATGGTCTCGCCTGGAGAGCATAGAAGGTTTCCCTGAAAAAGGGTCTAGTGCATCAGTCCCAGACAGTCCAAGACTTAAGAGCACTGGTAGTGAGGAGATATCCTTTTCAGACCAAGGAGAGAAGCATGATGTGTCTTCAATTCACAGTACTAGCAGTGGGGACAGTGACATTATCAGCTTCCCTAAGACTTTTGAGGATGTTGAGACCAGCACTAGTTCCTCAAGGTGTTCCTCAAGTAAACTGGCCTCTCCTGACTCTACTTTTAGTTGTTCTCCTTCTCCTAGTGAGTTCTTAAACATCATCAGCGAGGAGAAGCTTTTGGATAAGCCACCACAAAAAAAGGGGAagagctttttaaagaaaatggagaaactgCGCATAAGGAGTTCCAGTGTAAAGAGAGCTGCTCAGTCAAAGGCCAAACCCACTATTGGTGAACCTGTTCTTCTGGAGGGACTGGATGAAGAGAAGCTGAAGAACCTTAATTGTGTAGATATTTGTGACCTATCTGACAGCCAGATGAAAAAGAATTCTTCCTGTTCTCCCCacacttgcagcagcagcagccagtctgAAACCAGCAGCACAGTGAGCACTCCAAGTCCTGTTATCAAAGTCAGGAGCTATGCTAAACGAGGAGGCGTGTATGCAGAGGACTCCGACTCCAGCAAGCTGTCTCTGTGGAATGATGTATCTGAGCAAAActtcaaaaatgaaataaatttgcATGCAAACCAAATGTTTCATGTACCACAAGGCCATAAGCCTGGGACTttccccaaagcacttacaaacaGTTTCTTATCTCCCACAGACAACACTTCTGTGAACTGGAGAACTGGAAGCTTTCATGGATGTAGGCGGAACAGAATTAGAACTAGTTCTAAGGAGTCTGAGACCCCTCTGAGTCCTCTGTCATTTATAGATAACAGACTGAGTATCTATGACAATGTGCCCAGCATTCCTGTTCATCTTAATAAGATGGAGACACCGGAAGTTAGTGATGATGATGTTTTTTCAGAACTAGACAACGTTATGGAACATGTCAATGGGCTCAGAAAGTTGGTCAATCAGTGGACTGAGAAGTTCTCAGATGATGGAGACTCTGATTTTGCAAACGACTCAACCTCTCCATGTCCATCTTCCCCTAAAGAAATCCACCTTGAGATAAAAAAGCATTCAGAAGAGAAACTGGCAGATCTACCAGCTGCTGATGGAAAACAGAACTGCAAGCATGGCAATGAGCTTTACTCCCCAGAACTGGCATATATAACAAATTCAGAGATGGGATCATCATCATCACATTCCAACAGGTcagcttcatttttctttataaccttcccctcttccttctgTCCTACCTCCAAGAACTTCCCTGACAAAACACAATCACCTTCTCAAAACAATGAGaaattttaaatccatttcaaTTAGAGTCAAACCTGAACCAACCAGATCCAAGTATTAGGTGCTATGGATCAGGGTGATGATGGCCACATAAACACTGAGataaatccagatccaaactttgtggctcATTCCTCTCTCTAATTTGAACCTTTCACATTGGTGCAGTACCTTATCGACTAGACCTTTTTATGTAAAATGCAACCAAAATCTGCTTGGAAACAGGAGGTCACTTTTGAAGTGACTGATAGGACAAAATGTTCCATAGGTGTTCCATTGCTTTAGGCAGAGACCTGACATGAGCAATAAGAACATTCCTTTAACCTAAATAATGTTTACTCCTTAGACATGAGAGGCGACACTGGTCTACAGAGGAGACTGTAAACTTGGAAAGCCTTTCTGTACAAATTGATAACCAGTCAGCAGCCCACCTAAACCTAATACAGAAACATGCTTTGTTGAAACTCACTGCTCTAATGGACAAATACTCTCCTTCCAGTAAACAGGGCTGGAACTGGTAAGTTGTTATGTTAACATATTCTACTTCAGGAAAAATGACAATTGGCAAAAGCAGATGGCTCTTACCCTGCTCTGAACTGATATGCACATCTAGAGTGAAATCCAGGTCCCACCgtctcaatgggagttttgctactgattttagtggggccaggatttcacctaggCTCTCACCCTTTCCTACAGTTGGCATTATTGATAACTTAAATAACAGTCCAAGCTTCAATCTTCACTTTCTCCCGAAGCTTGCCTGTTCATAGGGCTTTTCTCTAAAAGGGAATTAGGGTCTGGGACAGAGATCCACTCCAATCCTTCTATCCTGGTTAtagcttaaataaataaaattcacctGCCATTGTGATCAGCAATAACAATTCTGCATCTTTATGCAGGGTTCTAGCACCTGAACATAGGGGCACAACAGAGGAACCTGCCACTCTTACAAGGATGGTAGTATATTCTGCAAGAGTTTCAGCTTTTAATGAGGATTTCTTTATGGGAGCTGCACCCTGCTAATTTAAAGGACTTAAGACACATAGCTTAGGTTGTTGCTGTATTTTTTAGTGTTGATTCCTTTGTGCTGCCATGAGTGTAATAAGGCTGCAGCATTTGGGGAAGGAACAAAGGTGGCACATGACTTCCAAAATGTGCATAGCATAAAgagagagggggtgtgtgtgtgtgtgtgtgtgtggaggggggaagatCCTCAGTGCCCCCTGCTCTAAACTGCCTGAATGGAAGGGCAGCTAATGgtttgaatgtatttatttttgttttcaggacCATTCCGAAGTTCATTAGAAAAATCAAAGCCCCTGACTATAAGGACAAAAATGTATTTGGTGTGCCATTACTGCTAAATGTTCAGCGAACAAGCCATCCACTTCCAAAGAGCATTATCCAGGCCATGGAGTACTTAAGAAGCCACTTTCTTGACCAggtacaaatataaaacaaacctAAACATGACTTGACTTGAGTGACACTTCATTCCATGTATGTTTTTAACTTGGAGCCCCTAGAGAGCTGACCAGTCTCTCTTGCTTTGTCAACCTTTTCAAGGACATTCTTTCCTCTCCAAGGCTTCTAACAGTGGTGTCTGAACAGGCTTGAGTGGGCACCCTACAGAGAATAGGGATATTCTCCTTTTGTGGATACCTTATTTCCACCTGAGTATAAATTTATTTGCCCTTCTTTGTTTATAGCACCTGCAGCTGTTCTGATCACTTGGCAAATGTGGGTCAACTGCCTTCTCTTAGTGGTATTTTAGTGGTAAAAAGCAAAATCTAATACCTGTAGCACCTCTTGTGTCTGCTCAGTACAGTCTGAAAGCATCGCAGCATCGGAATTCTCATTTCACATCTCTAAGAATTGAGCTGTAGCTTTTTATGGCATATAATTGGGCTGTGATTAACATCCTTTTTGGGCCTAAGTTACATTTATCCGCTGCTCTGAAGATATTTGCAGTTGTAGATTAGTGCCCACAGTTATGAGCCACATACTGTATGCTGCGGTACCTCTGTAATAAGGTGGGGAAAGTTTGTAAAGTTAGAAGTTTTCCATCCCTCTCCAACTGTTTGGATTCACAAATCTAGTTTCATTAATCTTTTTCTCCTATAACTTAAACCCATGGAtggttgtggggtttttgtttttaaaaaatattcagttcaCTTAGAAAACCATTTTACATGAGTCCTGGATTTGGGATAAAGTCTCTCTTCACTGAAAACTAAACTGGAGAGCTGCCTTTGTCATTGTGTGCATATTAAAGGAAGATCTGTCATACAGTGTTTAATCTGCAGATTTGTGTGGATATATATATCCAAATATtatgcaaaatgaaaaaatgatcCAAATACATATTATGGAGTTAGTGTACAAATCTATATCTTGCCGTTAAAAATGGAATATATATTCTGTAACAACGTCAAAACATGTCATTTCAATAGTTTGGCTTTGACTTTATTACATTAAAACATTAACTTTACTATATATTAGAATATATAAcactaaatattttaatattataaaagttgaaacaaaattaattgaaatacTGTTGAAATGAATAATGTCAAAACATGTCAAAttgaatttttcagaatttttgtctcatggaaaattttaaaaatttccaattttcattccaaactgaaattaacttatttgaaatatttcccacaaaatggaaattctggttcTTATccaactctaaaaaaaaaaaataggcatgtGAAACTTTGTGATTGGATATCCTACTTAGTGCTTAATGCAATTACCGAGATATCAATTTAAATTCATACTTGTGTATTAAAGAGAAAAGGGTTTGTATATAATATCCAATGTGCACTGATGCTTGCGGACCTAGTGTTAACATCGTATCCTGTTGATATAAATTGAGAAAGCCAATACAAATagatttaaaaggaagaaaagtctTCAGTGAGGACTCTCACTTCTCTCACTCTTGGGTTAACTGATGCACCAAGAGTCCCACTGTGGTTTGGCTGGAGAATAGGGAATCTCCAAGCTGTTTCTAAAGAGATCAGAGGGCATTGGTAGTAGCTGACTTTTCAGAGCAAGGCAAGGGATATATTTTAATGTACCTGTGAGCAAAATCATGTCGCATGTACAGTGTGTGCATGTACAGCCATCATAAGTACTTCAGTGTCAGAGTTAAGGAGAAAATTTGCTTATTTTGACTTAAGTTTGGGCTCTTACATCTGTCTGTTCTCTTAATAGGTTGGCCTGTTCAGAAAATCAGGCGTTAAATCTAGGATCCTTTCTTTAAGGGAAATGAATGAAAATGATCCAAACAATGTAATGTATGAAGGGCAGTCGGCGTTTGACGTGGCAGATATGGTA
This sequence is a window from Chelonoidis abingdonii isolate Lonesome George chromosome 7, CheloAbing_2.0, whole genome shotgun sequence. Protein-coding genes within it:
- the LOC116822661 gene encoding rho GTPase-activating protein 7-like isoform X2, which produces MIVTQIEAKEACDWLRAAGFPQYAQLFEDMQFPIDIKTVRKDHEFLDRDAIDSLYRRLNTLNKCAAMKVEISRQRKRSDESEDDEPYAISNKWAYERCSQRWSRLESIEGFPEKGSSASVPDSPRLKSTGSEEISFSDQGEKHDVSSIHSTSSGDSDIISFPKTFEDVETSTSSSRCSSSKLASPDSTFSCSPSPSEFLNIISEEKLLDKPPQKKGKSFLKKMEKLRIRSSSVKRAAQSKAKPTIGEPVLLEGLDEEKLKNLNCVDICDLSDSQMKKNSSCSPHTCSSSSQSETSSTVSTPSPVIKVRSYAKRGGVYAEDSDSSKLSLWNDVSEQNFKNEINLHANQMFHVPQGHKPGTFPKALTNSFLSPTDNTSVNWRTGSFHGCRRNRIRTSSKESETPLSPLSFIDNRLSIYDNVPSIPVHLNKMETPEVSDDDVFSELDNVMEHVNGLRKLVNQWTEKFSDDGDSDFANDSTSPCPSSPKEIHLEIKKHSEEKLADLPAADGKQNCKHGNELYSPELAYITNSEMGSSSSHSNRHERRHWSTEETVNLESLSVQIDNQSAAHLNLIQKHALLKLTALMDKYSPSSKQGWNWTIPKFIRKIKAPDYKDKNVFGVPLLLNVQRTSHPLPKSIIQAMEYLRSHFLDQVGLFRKSGVKSRILSLREMNENDPNNVMYEGQSAFDVADMVKQYFRDLPEPIFTSKLCESFLHIYQYLPKDQQFHAVQAAILLLPDENREALKILLFFLRDVVAFAEENQMTPTNIAVCLAPSLFHLNTLRRESSSSSRSSQRKYSLGKPDQRDLSENLAATQGLAHMIMECNRLFQMPDYCLDQCCDDLYEQNGLSEKASNQTTSMRHSMLVSLENSMQDLLRDAKEKFKSWVTCSNLERVELANKKVEDNYHVRLWKASTEINAAPKVILQRILTEQHLWDPSLQQAKILETWDDETDVYHYTTESMSPLLPRDYVVLRTWRTDPQSGTCILAATSIDSEGATLHGILAHVLLCQYLIEPVGSQKSKVTHVCRTDTRGRTTEWYNRVFGHMCAAELMRIKDSFKPLRNDTKEMKI
- the LOC116822661 gene encoding rho GTPase-activating protein 7-like isoform X1 yields the protein MAYPEKSRLRRSFSEHIKNSTNKAWDVFWKSAREKRLSEIEAKEACDWLRAAGFPQYAQLFEDMQFPIDIKTVRKDHEFLDRDAIDSLYRRLNTLNKCAAMKVEISRQRKRSDESEDDEPYAISNKWAYERCSQRWSRLESIEGFPEKGSSASVPDSPRLKSTGSEEISFSDQGEKHDVSSIHSTSSGDSDIISFPKTFEDVETSTSSSRCSSSKLASPDSTFSCSPSPSEFLNIISEEKLLDKPPQKKGKSFLKKMEKLRIRSSSVKRAAQSKAKPTIGEPVLLEGLDEEKLKNLNCVDICDLSDSQMKKNSSCSPHTCSSSSQSETSSTVSTPSPVIKVRSYAKRGGVYAEDSDSSKLSLWNDVSEQNFKNEINLHANQMFHVPQGHKPGTFPKALTNSFLSPTDNTSVNWRTGSFHGCRRNRIRTSSKESETPLSPLSFIDNRLSIYDNVPSIPVHLNKMETPEVSDDDVFSELDNVMEHVNGLRKLVNQWTEKFSDDGDSDFANDSTSPCPSSPKEIHLEIKKHSEEKLADLPAADGKQNCKHGNELYSPELAYITNSEMGSSSSHSNRHERRHWSTEETVNLESLSVQIDNQSAAHLNLIQKHALLKLTALMDKYSPSSKQGWNWTIPKFIRKIKAPDYKDKNVFGVPLLLNVQRTSHPLPKSIIQAMEYLRSHFLDQVGLFRKSGVKSRILSLREMNENDPNNVMYEGQSAFDVADMVKQYFRDLPEPIFTSKLCESFLHIYQYLPKDQQFHAVQAAILLLPDENREALKILLFFLRDVVAFAEENQMTPTNIAVCLAPSLFHLNTLRRESSSSSRSSQRKYSLGKPDQRDLSENLAATQGLAHMIMECNRLFQMPDYCLDQCCDDLYEQNGLSEKASNQTTSMRHSMLVSLENSMQDLLRDAKEKFKSWVTCSNLERVELANKKVEDNYHVRLWKASTEINAAPKVILQRILTEQHLWDPSLQQAKILETWDDETDVYHYTTESMSPLLPRDYVVLRTWRTDPQSGTCILAATSIDSEGATLHGILAHVLLCQYLIEPVGSQKSKVTHVCRTDTRGRTTEWYNRVFGHMCAAELMRIKDSFKPLRNDTKEMKI
- the LOC116822661 gene encoding rho GTPase-activating protein 7-like isoform X3; protein product: MQFPIDIKTVRKDHEFLDRDAIDSLYRRLNTLNKCAAMKVEISRQRKRSDESEDDEPYAISNKWAYERCSQRWSRLESIEGFPEKGSSASVPDSPRLKSTGSEEISFSDQGEKHDVSSIHSTSSGDSDIISFPKTFEDVETSTSSSRCSSSKLASPDSTFSCSPSPSEFLNIISEEKLLDKPPQKKGKSFLKKMEKLRIRSSSVKRAAQSKAKPTIGEPVLLEGLDEEKLKNLNCVDICDLSDSQMKKNSSCSPHTCSSSSQSETSSTVSTPSPVIKVRSYAKRGGVYAEDSDSSKLSLWNDVSEQNFKNEINLHANQMFHVPQGHKPGTFPKALTNSFLSPTDNTSVNWRTGSFHGCRRNRIRTSSKESETPLSPLSFIDNRLSIYDNVPSIPVHLNKMETPEVSDDDVFSELDNVMEHVNGLRKLVNQWTEKFSDDGDSDFANDSTSPCPSSPKEIHLEIKKHSEEKLADLPAADGKQNCKHGNELYSPELAYITNSEMGSSSSHSNRHERRHWSTEETVNLESLSVQIDNQSAAHLNLIQKHALLKLTALMDKYSPSSKQGWNWTIPKFIRKIKAPDYKDKNVFGVPLLLNVQRTSHPLPKSIIQAMEYLRSHFLDQVGLFRKSGVKSRILSLREMNENDPNNVMYEGQSAFDVADMVKQYFRDLPEPIFTSKLCESFLHIYQYLPKDQQFHAVQAAILLLPDENREALKILLFFLRDVVAFAEENQMTPTNIAVCLAPSLFHLNTLRRESSSSSRSSQRKYSLGKPDQRDLSENLAATQGLAHMIMECNRLFQMPDYCLDQCCDDLYEQNGLSEKASNQTTSMRHSMLVSLENSMQDLLRDAKEKFKSWVTCSNLERVELANKKVEDNYHVRLWKASTEINAAPKVILQRILTEQHLWDPSLQQAKILETWDDETDVYHYTTESMSPLLPRDYVVLRTWRTDPQSGTCILAATSIDSEGATLHGILAHVLLCQYLIEPVGSQKSKVTHVCRTDTRGRTTEWYNRVFGHMCAAELMRIKDSFKPLRNDTKEMKI